A single window of Streptomyces griseoviridis DNA harbors:
- a CDS encoding ABC transporter substrate-binding protein, translated as MTAFTTRRTTARARTAAVAAIAVAGALILTGCGDQTKDDGAKSSGGASDSSAPLASKLPAEIRSAGVIKVGSDIAYAPVEFKDASGKVVGLDPDLAAAMGKQLGVKFEFENGTFDALLTGIRSKRYDISMSAMTDNKNRQDGVDPDTGKKVGEGVDFVDYLTAGVSIYTRKGDTESITTWADLCGKKLAVERGTVSEDLAKAEAKKCPSGKKLTIEAFDDDQQSQTRLRAGGVDAASSDFPVAAYAVKTSGAGKDFELVGEQVEAAPYGIAVSKENTQLRDAIQAAMNAVIKSGEYKKILTKWGAEEGAVTESVVNGGK; from the coding sequence ATGACCGCATTCACCACCCGCCGTACGACCGCCCGCGCCAGGACCGCCGCGGTCGCGGCGATCGCGGTCGCCGGCGCCCTGATCCTCACCGGCTGCGGTGACCAGACCAAGGACGACGGCGCCAAGAGCTCGGGCGGCGCGAGCGACAGCTCCGCCCCGCTGGCGAGCAAGCTGCCCGCGGAGATCCGCAGCGCCGGGGTCATCAAGGTCGGCTCGGACATCGCGTACGCGCCGGTCGAGTTCAAGGACGCGTCGGGCAAGGTCGTCGGCCTCGACCCGGACCTGGCGGCGGCGATGGGCAAGCAGCTCGGCGTGAAGTTCGAGTTCGAGAACGGCACGTTCGACGCGCTGCTCACCGGTATACGTTCCAAGCGCTACGACATCTCCATGTCGGCGATGACGGACAACAAGAACCGGCAGGACGGTGTCGACCCGGACACCGGCAAGAAGGTCGGCGAGGGTGTCGACTTCGTCGACTACCTGACCGCGGGCGTCTCCATCTACACGCGCAAGGGCGACACCGAGTCGATCACGACCTGGGCGGACCTGTGCGGCAAGAAGCTCGCCGTGGAGCGCGGAACGGTCTCCGAGGACCTCGCCAAGGCCGAGGCGAAGAAGTGTCCGAGCGGCAAGAAGCTCACCATCGAGGCGTTCGACGACGACCAGCAGTCCCAGACCCGGCTGCGGGCCGGCGGCGTCGACGCGGCCTCCTCGGACTTCCCGGTCGCCGCGTACGCGGTGAAGACGTCCGGCGCGGGCAAGGACTTCGAGCTGGTCGGCGAGCAGGTCGAGGCCGCGCCGTACGGCATCGCCGTCAGCAAGGAGAACACCCAGCTGCGGGACGCGATCCAGGCCGCGATGAACGCCGTCATCAAGAGCGGCGAGTACAAGAAGATCCTCACGAAGTGGGGCGCCGAGGAAGGCGCCGTCACCGAGTCCGTCGTCAACGGCGGCAAGTGA
- a CDS encoding NAD(P)-dependent malic enzyme: MAAEIVNPRSDGTKDHDAGGEPLDSFDPAFALHRGGKMAVQATVPIRDKDDLSLAYTPGVARVCTAIAEQPELVNDYTWKSSVVAVVTDGTAVLGLGDIGPEASLPVMEGKAILFKQFGGVDAVPIALACTDVDEIVETVVRLAPSFGGVNLEDISAPRCFEVERKLQERLDIPVFHDDQHGTAVVTLAALRNAARLTGKGLADLRAVISGAGAAGVAIAKMLVEAGIGDVAVTDRKGVVSADRADLTPVKRDLAGFTNKAGLTGTLEDALAGADVFIGVSGGTVAEAAVASMAEGAFVFAMANPNPEVHPEIAHKYAAVVATGRSDFPNQINNVLAFPGIFAGALQVRASRITEGMKIAAAEALAGVVGDDLAADYVIPSPFDERVAPAVTSAVAAAARAEGVARR, from the coding sequence GTGGCAGCGGAGATCGTCAATCCTCGCAGCGACGGCACGAAGGACCACGACGCGGGGGGCGAGCCCCTCGATTCCTTCGATCCGGCGTTCGCGCTGCACCGCGGCGGAAAGATGGCCGTGCAGGCCACCGTGCCGATCCGCGACAAGGACGACCTGTCCCTGGCTTACACACCCGGCGTCGCGCGCGTGTGCACCGCGATCGCCGAGCAGCCGGAACTCGTCAACGACTACACATGGAAGTCGTCCGTCGTCGCCGTCGTCACCGACGGCACGGCGGTGCTCGGCCTCGGGGACATCGGTCCCGAGGCGTCCCTCCCGGTGATGGAGGGCAAGGCGATCCTGTTCAAGCAGTTCGGCGGCGTCGACGCGGTGCCGATCGCGCTCGCGTGCACGGACGTCGACGAGATCGTCGAGACCGTGGTGCGGCTCGCGCCCTCCTTCGGGGGTGTCAACCTGGAGGACATCTCGGCGCCCCGGTGCTTCGAGGTCGAACGCAAGCTCCAGGAACGGCTCGACATCCCGGTCTTCCACGACGACCAGCACGGCACCGCGGTCGTCACGCTGGCCGCGCTGCGCAACGCGGCACGGCTGACCGGCAAGGGCCTCGCCGATCTGCGGGCCGTCATCTCCGGGGCCGGCGCGGCCGGTGTCGCCATCGCGAAGATGCTGGTCGAGGCCGGGATCGGGGACGTGGCGGTGACCGACCGCAAGGGCGTCGTGTCGGCCGACCGGGCCGATCTGACGCCGGTCAAGCGGGACCTCGCCGGGTTCACCAACAAGGCGGGACTCACCGGCACGCTGGAGGACGCCCTCGCGGGCGCCGACGTCTTCATCGGCGTCTCCGGCGGGACGGTTGCGGAGGCGGCGGTCGCCTCCATGGCCGAGGGCGCGTTCGTGTTCGCCATGGCCAACCCGAACCCCGAGGTGCACCCCGAGATCGCCCACAAGTACGCGGCGGTCGTCGCCACCGGGCGCTCGGACTTCCCGAACCAGATCAACAACGTCCTCGCGTTCCCGGGCATCTTCGCGGGCGCCCTCCAGGTCCGGGCCTCCCGGATCACCGAGGGCATGAAGATCGCGGCGGCCGAGGCGCTCGCCGGGGTGGTCGGCGACGACCTCGCCGCCGACTACGTCATCCCGTCGCCGTTCGACGAGCGCGTCGCCCCCGCGGTGACGTCCGCCGTCGCCGCGGCGGCACGGGCGGAGGGCGTCGCCCGCCGCTGA
- a CDS encoding zinc-binding dehydrogenase: MFAVYAARIDRDQPLSGLESGERPAPEARPGWSTVEVRAASLNHHDLWSLRGVGLPEERLPMILGCDAAGVDADGNEVVLHSVIGQSGHGVGPSEPRSILTERHQGTFAEQVAVPTWNILPKPRELSFAEAACLPTAWLTAYRMLFTNAGVRPGDSVLVQGAGGGVATAAIVLGRAAGLRVFATSRDEARRARAVELGAVEALEPGARLPQRVDAVIETVGAATWSHSVKSLKPGGTLVISGATSGDRPAHAELTRIFFLELKVVGSTMGTKDELDDLLAFCAATGVRPVIDEVLPMDRAREGFERLASGEQFGKIVLTND, translated from the coding sequence ATGTTCGCCGTCTACGCCGCCCGAATCGACCGCGACCAGCCGCTCTCCGGACTGGAGTCGGGGGAGCGGCCGGCCCCCGAGGCCCGCCCCGGCTGGAGCACCGTCGAGGTCAGGGCCGCCTCCCTCAACCACCATGACCTCTGGTCGCTGCGCGGTGTCGGTCTGCCCGAGGAGCGGCTGCCGATGATCCTCGGCTGCGACGCGGCCGGCGTCGACGCGGACGGCAACGAGGTCGTCCTGCACTCCGTGATCGGCCAGAGCGGTCACGGCGTCGGCCCGAGCGAGCCGCGCTCCATCCTCACCGAGCGCCACCAGGGCACGTTCGCCGAGCAGGTCGCCGTCCCGACCTGGAACATCCTGCCCAAGCCGAGGGAACTCTCCTTCGCCGAGGCCGCCTGCCTGCCCACCGCCTGGCTGACGGCGTACCGGATGCTGTTCACCAACGCCGGGGTGCGCCCCGGTGACTCCGTCCTGGTGCAGGGCGCGGGCGGCGGGGTCGCCACGGCCGCGATCGTGCTCGGTCGCGCCGCGGGGCTGCGGGTGTTCGCCACCAGCCGCGACGAGGCCAGGCGCGCGCGGGCGGTGGAGTTGGGCGCCGTGGAGGCGCTGGAGCCCGGCGCGCGGCTGCCGCAGCGGGTGGACGCGGTGATCGAGACGGTCGGCGCGGCGACCTGGTCGCACTCGGTGAAGTCGCTGAAGCCGGGCGGCACGCTCGTCATCTCGGGTGCCACCAGCGGTGACCGGCCTGCGCACGCCGAGCTGACCCGGATCTTCTTCCTCGAACTCAAAGTGGTCGGCTCCACGATGGGCACCAAGGACGAGCTGGACGACCTGCTGGCGTTCTGCGCCGCCACGGGGGTACGGCCCGTCATCGACGAGGTGCTGCCGATGGACCGGGCCCGCGAGGGCTTCGAACGGCTGGCGTCGGGCGAGCAGTTCGGCAAGATCGTGCTCACCAACGACTGA
- a CDS encoding helix-turn-helix domain-containing protein, translating to MTEATDLAERAGDRDPRVGLRAVAALRRLLEQLEAVQVRNARHQGWSWQEIAAELGVSRQAVHKKYGRH from the coding sequence ATGACCGAAGCTACGGATCTCGCCGAGCGCGCGGGTGACCGTGACCCACGGGTCGGGCTGCGCGCCGTCGCCGCACTGCGCCGGCTGCTGGAGCAGTTGGAGGCCGTCCAAGTGCGCAACGCGCGCCACCAGGGCTGGTCGTGGCAGGAGATCGCCGCGGAACTCGGAGTCAGCAGGCAGGCCGTGCACAAGAAGTACGGGAGGCATTGA
- a CDS encoding Clp protease N-terminal domain-containing protein, whose amino-acid sequence MFERFTGEARAVVQGAVEHAEADQAPRVEPAQLLLALLDREASRCSFALAALGLDAGRKESVRRALADTRRRAGLSRADSDALAGLGIDVSEIVARVEEAHGVGAMSGECRPGRGRRPFTKDAKDVLARALRVAVSHGDRHISDEHLLLALTAGPGVPAEILRDHGVTHKAVTRVLYGGGAQAQAG is encoded by the coding sequence ATGTTCGAACGGTTCACCGGTGAGGCGCGGGCGGTGGTGCAGGGCGCCGTCGAGCACGCCGAAGCCGACCAGGCGCCGCGTGTCGAGCCCGCACAGCTGCTCCTCGCCCTCCTCGACCGGGAGGCGAGCCGCTGCTCCTTCGCGCTGGCCGCCCTCGGTCTCGATGCCGGGCGCAAGGAGTCCGTACGCCGGGCCCTGGCCGACACCCGCCGCCGGGCCGGGCTCTCCCGGGCCGACTCCGACGCCCTCGCCGGCCTCGGGATCGACGTCTCCGAGATCGTCGCCCGGGTGGAGGAGGCGCACGGGGTCGGCGCGATGTCGGGCGAGTGCCGGCCGGGGCGTGGACGGCGGCCCTTCACCAAGGACGCCAAGGATGTCCTCGCGCGGGCCCTGCGGGTCGCCGTCTCCCACGGCGACCGGCACATCTCAGACGAACACCTGCTGCTCGCCCTCACCGCCGGCCCCGGCGTCCCGGCCGAGATCCTGCGCGACCACGGGGTCACCCACAAGGCGGTGACGAGGGTCCTGTACGGCGGGGGAGCGCAGGCCCAGGCCGGCTGA
- a CDS encoding PadR family transcriptional regulator — protein MSPVFAHGRLRLYLLKLLDEAPRHGYEVIRLLEERFQGLYAPSAGTVYPRLAKLEAEGLVTHTTEGGRKVYAITDAGRAELADRSGELADLELEIRDSVAELAAEIRADVRGAAGDLRREMRAAASEARRGTGAGARAGRGGPTENGDFGDAGDVGDKESWRAAKEEMRRVKQEWKEQARRAKDESRRAREEAQRARHQAKEAQERARAQAQEEVQRIARRVQDQVQDHFTRGDWPTGVREGLTELAKEFGEFGKDFGKEFGKDLGFGRPTSRTDAATDTGTGTGTGTGTGTKENPAAGADFTYDAEFPAGYEPSWAHESPTGDTARDLDRLLDRFRDDIRDAARDHGVTDDQLRDARRHLSTAAAHIGALLRVPQD, from the coding sequence ATGTCCCCCGTCTTCGCCCACGGCCGCCTCCGCCTCTATCTGCTGAAACTGCTCGACGAGGCACCCCGCCACGGCTACGAGGTGATCCGGCTCCTGGAGGAGCGGTTCCAGGGGCTGTACGCGCCGTCGGCGGGCACCGTCTATCCGCGGCTGGCCAAGCTGGAGGCGGAAGGGCTGGTCACCCACACCACCGAGGGTGGCCGCAAGGTGTACGCGATCACGGACGCGGGCCGCGCCGAACTGGCCGACCGCAGCGGTGAACTGGCCGATCTGGAGCTGGAGATCCGCGACTCGGTGGCGGAGCTGGCGGCGGAGATCCGGGCCGATGTCCGGGGCGCGGCCGGTGATCTGCGGCGCGAGATGCGGGCGGCGGCCTCCGAGGCACGGCGCGGCACGGGCGCCGGGGCACGGGCGGGCCGCGGCGGGCCCACGGAGAACGGCGACTTCGGTGACGCCGGTGACGTCGGCGACAAGGAGTCCTGGCGCGCGGCCAAGGAGGAGATGCGGCGCGTCAAGCAGGAGTGGAAGGAACAGGCACGCCGGGCCAAGGACGAGAGCCGCCGGGCCCGCGAGGAGGCCCAACGCGCCCGGCACCAGGCCAAGGAGGCCCAGGAGAGGGCCCGCGCCCAGGCCCAGGAGGAGGTCCAGCGCATCGCGCGCCGGGTCCAGGACCAGGTCCAGGACCACTTCACGCGGGGCGACTGGCCGACCGGGGTGCGCGAGGGCCTGACCGAACTGGCCAAGGAGTTCGGCGAGTTCGGAAAGGACTTCGGCAAGGAGTTCGGCAAGGACCTGGGATTCGGCAGGCCCACGTCCCGGACCGACGCGGCCACGGACACCGGCACCGGCACCGGCACCGGCACCGGCACCGGCACCAAGGAGAACCCGGCCGCCGGCGCGGACTTCACCTATGACGCGGAGTTCCCGGCCGGGTACGAGCCGAGCTGGGCGCACGAGAGCCCGACCGGCGACACCGCCCGCGACCTCGACCGGCTCCTGGACCGCTTCCGCGACGACATCCGCGACGCGGCCCGCGACCACGGCGTCACGGACGACCAGCTCCGCGACGCCCGCCGCCATCTGTCGACGGCAGCCGCGCACATCGGGGCACTGCTGCGGGTCCCGCAGGACTGA
- a CDS encoding DUF4097 family beta strand repeat-containing protein produces the protein MSEWSVAEPAKLTFDEPVRELQVRVVNGTVNVVGTEEGSARCEITEIEGPPLVVTQRDGVLTVAYEDLPWKGFLSWLDHKSWRRSAVVSLAVPAGTRVQVGVVGAAAVLSGLDGPADVKGVTGDTTLVGLTGTVRADTVSGNVEAQALSGDLRFHSVSGDLTVVEGAGSSVRAESVSGSMIVDLEPAGRPTDIGLTSVSGEIAIRLPHPADARVEANTASGSVSNAFEDLRVGGQWGAKRITGRLGTGQGSLKATTVSGSIALLRRPAAEEEPWEGGGPQERPPGSPVDEPHDSPGENSPPGPADGSREDANGGPSDGSHDDPAGGPNDKKVL, from the coding sequence ATGTCCGAGTGGTCCGTCGCGGAGCCCGCGAAACTGACGTTCGACGAACCGGTGAGAGAGCTCCAGGTACGCGTCGTCAACGGCACGGTGAACGTGGTGGGCACCGAGGAAGGTTCCGCGCGCTGCGAGATCACCGAGATCGAGGGCCCGCCCCTCGTGGTGACCCAGCGGGACGGCGTCCTCACGGTGGCCTACGAGGATCTGCCCTGGAAGGGGTTCCTGAGCTGGCTCGACCACAAGAGCTGGCGGCGCAGCGCGGTCGTCTCGCTCGCCGTGCCCGCGGGCACCCGGGTCCAGGTGGGGGTGGTGGGCGCGGCGGCCGTCCTCTCCGGGCTCGACGGCCCCGCGGACGTGAAGGGCGTCACCGGGGACACCACCCTGGTCGGCCTCACCGGCACGGTCCGCGCCGACACCGTCTCCGGGAACGTGGAGGCGCAGGCGCTCAGCGGCGACCTCCGCTTCCACTCCGTCTCCGGGGATCTGACGGTGGTCGAGGGCGCCGGTTCCTCGGTGCGGGCGGAGTCGGTGAGCGGCTCGATGATCGTGGACCTCGAACCGGCCGGCCGCCCGACGGACATCGGCCTGACCAGCGTCTCGGGCGAGATCGCCATCCGGCTCCCGCACCCGGCGGACGCCCGCGTGGAGGCGAACACCGCGAGCGGCTCGGTCTCGAACGCCTTCGAGGATCTGCGGGTCGGCGGCCAGTGGGGCGCCAAGCGGATCACCGGGCGGCTCGGCACGGGCCAGGGCAGCCTGAAGGCCACGACCGTCTCCGGTTCGATCGCCCTGCTGCGCCGCCCCGCGGCCGAGGAGGAACCGTGGGAGGGCGGCGGGCCCCAGGAGCGGCCGCCGGGGAGCCCGGTGGACGAGCCGCACGACAGCCCGGGGGAGAATTCCCCTCCCGGCCCGGCCGACGGCAGCCGCGAGGACGCGAACGGCGGTCCGAGCGACGGCTCGCACGACGACCCGGCCGGTGGCCCGAACGACAAGAAGGTGCTCTGA
- a CDS encoding DUF6104 family protein yields the protein MYFTDRGIEELEKRRGEEEVTFEWLAEQLRTFVDLNPDFEVPVERLATWLARLDDDDDGDDD from the coding sequence GTGTACTTCACCGACCGAGGCATCGAAGAACTCGAGAAGCGGCGTGGCGAGGAGGAGGTCACCTTCGAGTGGCTCGCCGAGCAGCTGCGGACGTTCGTCGACCTGAACCCGGACTTCGAGGTACCGGTCGAACGCCTGGCGACCTGGCTGGCCCGGCTGGACGACGACGATGACGGCGACGACGACTGA
- a CDS encoding multifunctional oxoglutarate decarboxylase/oxoglutarate dehydrogenase thiamine pyrophosphate-binding subunit/dihydrolipoyllysine-residue succinyltransferase subunit, whose protein sequence is MSPQSPSNSSSPTLRAGGATTTDADQAGKNPAAAFGANEWLVDEIYQQYLQDPNSVDRAWWDFFADYKPGAAATPAAAPAAPAAPADAAATATTGPAATTGTAQAAPAAPAPAPAAPQPAAAAPAAAPAKAAAPAPAAAPAKPAAAAKPKAAPAADAPGGPEYVTLRGPAAAVAKNMNASLELPTATSVRAVPVKLLFDNRIVINNHLKRARGGKISFTHLIGYAMVQAIKAMPSMNWHYAEKDGKPTLVKPEHVTFGLAIDLVKANGDRQLVVAGIKKAETLNFFEFWQAYEDIVRRARDGKLTMDDFTGVTVSLTNPGGLGTVHSVPRLMPGQSVIMGVGSMDYPAEFQGTSQDTLNKLGISKVMTLTSTYDHRVIQGAASGEFLRVVANLLLGDQGFYDDIFEALRIPYEPVRWLKDIDASHDDDVTKAARVFELIHSYRVRGHVMADTDPLEYRQRKHPDLDITEHGLTLWDLEREFAVGGFSGKSLMKLRDILGVLRDSYCRTTGVEFMHIQDPKQRKWIQDRIERPHTKPEREEQLRILRRLNAAEAFETFLQTKYVGQKRFSLEGGESVIPLLDAVLDSAAESRLDEVVVGMAHRGRLNVLANIVGKSYAQIFREFEGNLDPKSMHGSGDVKYHLGAEGTFTGLDGEQIKVSLAANPSHLETVDPIIEGIARAKQDIINKGGTDFTVLPVALHGDAAFAGQGVVAETLNMSQLRGYRTGGTVHIVINNQVGFTAAPESSRSSMYATDVARMIEAPIFHVNGDDPEAVVRVARLAFEFRQAFNKDVVIDLICYRRRGHNESDNPAFTQPLMYDLIDKKRSVRKLYTESLIGRGDITLEEAEQALQDYQGQLEKVFTEVREAVSQPSAGPVSDPQAEFPVAVNTAISAEVVKRIAESQVNIPDTFHVHPRLLPQLQRRAAMVEDGTIDWGMGETLAVGSLLLEGTPVRLSGQDSQRGTFGQRHAVLIDRETGEEHTPLQYLAEEQSRYNVYNSLLSEYAVMGFEYGYSLARPDALVMWEAQFGDFVNGAQTVVDEYISAAEQKWGQTSGVTLLLPHGYEGQGPDHSSARVERFLQLCAQNNMTVAMPTLPSNYFHLLRWQVHNPHHKPLVVFTPKSMLRLKAAASKTEEFTSGQFRPVIGDSTVDPAAVRKVVFVAGKLYYDLEADRQKRGVTDTAIIRIERLYPLPGAELQAEIAKYPNAEKYLWAQEEPANQGAWPFIALNLIDHLDLAVGADVPHGERLRRISRPHGSSPAVGSAKRHQAEQEQLVREVFEA, encoded by the coding sequence GTGTCGCCACAGTCCCCCAGTAACTCGAGCTCCCCCACCCTCCGGGCGGGTGGTGCCACCACGACCGACGCCGACCAAGCGGGCAAGAACCCCGCCGCGGCGTTCGGCGCGAATGAGTGGCTCGTCGACGAGATCTATCAGCAGTACCTCCAGGACCCGAACTCGGTGGACCGAGCCTGGTGGGACTTCTTCGCCGACTACAAGCCCGGCGCAGCCGCCACCCCGGCAGCCGCACCGGCCGCACCCGCCGCACCGGCGGACGCGGCGGCCACCGCGACCACGGGGCCCGCGGCGACCACCGGCACGGCTCAGGCGGCGCCCGCCGCCCCGGCTCCGGCACCCGCGGCACCGCAGCCCGCCGCGGCCGCGCCCGCCGCGGCTCCCGCGAAGGCCGCCGCCCCGGCTCCGGCCGCCGCGCCCGCCAAGCCGGCCGCCGCCGCCAAGCCGAAGGCCGCTCCCGCGGCCGACGCCCCGGGCGGCCCCGAGTACGTGACGCTGCGCGGCCCGGCCGCCGCCGTCGCGAAGAACATGAACGCCTCCCTGGAGCTGCCCACGGCCACGTCCGTGCGCGCGGTCCCGGTGAAGCTGCTGTTCGACAACCGCATCGTCATCAACAACCACCTGAAGCGGGCCAGGGGCGGGAAGATCTCCTTCACGCACCTCATCGGCTACGCGATGGTGCAGGCCATCAAGGCCATGCCGTCGATGAACTGGCACTACGCGGAGAAGGACGGGAAGCCCACCCTCGTCAAGCCGGAGCACGTCACCTTCGGCCTCGCCATCGACCTGGTGAAGGCCAACGGCGACCGCCAGCTCGTCGTCGCCGGCATCAAGAAGGCCGAGACGCTGAACTTCTTCGAGTTCTGGCAGGCCTACGAGGACATCGTCCGCCGCGCCCGCGACGGCAAGCTGACGATGGACGACTTCACCGGCGTCACGGTCTCCCTGACCAACCCCGGCGGCCTCGGCACCGTCCACTCCGTGCCGCGCCTGATGCCCGGACAGTCGGTCATCATGGGCGTCGGCTCCATGGACTACCCGGCGGAGTTCCAGGGCACCAGCCAGGACACCCTGAACAAGCTCGGCATCTCGAAGGTCATGACGCTCACGTCGACCTACGACCACCGGGTCATCCAGGGCGCCGCCTCCGGCGAGTTCCTGCGGGTCGTCGCCAACCTGCTCCTGGGCGACCAGGGCTTCTACGACGACATCTTCGAGGCGCTGCGCATCCCCTACGAGCCGGTCCGCTGGCTCAAGGACATCGACGCCAGCCACGACGACGACGTCACCAAGGCCGCGCGGGTCTTCGAGCTGATCCACTCCTACCGGGTCCGCGGCCACGTCATGGCCGACACCGACCCGCTGGAGTACCGCCAGCGCAAGCACCCCGACCTGGACATCACCGAGCACGGCCTCACCCTGTGGGACCTGGAGCGCGAGTTCGCCGTCGGCGGCTTCTCCGGCAAGTCCCTGATGAAGCTGCGCGACATCCTCGGCGTGCTGCGCGACTCGTACTGCCGCACCACCGGCGTCGAGTTCATGCACATCCAGGACCCCAAGCAGCGCAAGTGGATCCAGGACCGCATCGAGCGCCCGCACACCAAGCCGGAGCGCGAGGAGCAGCTGCGCATCCTGCGCAGGCTGAACGCGGCGGAGGCCTTCGAGACCTTCCTGCAGACCAAGTACGTCGGCCAGAAGCGGTTCTCCCTGGAGGGCGGCGAGTCCGTCATCCCGCTGCTCGACGCCGTGCTGGACTCGGCCGCCGAGTCCCGCCTCGACGAGGTCGTCGTCGGCATGGCCCACCGCGGCCGGCTGAACGTCCTCGCCAACATCGTCGGCAAGTCGTACGCGCAGATCTTCCGCGAGTTCGAGGGCAACCTCGACCCGAAGTCGATGCACGGCTCCGGTGACGTCAAGTACCACCTGGGCGCCGAGGGCACCTTCACCGGCCTCGACGGCGAGCAGATCAAGGTCTCGCTGGCCGCCAACCCGTCCCACCTGGAGACGGTCGACCCGATCATCGAGGGCATCGCCCGCGCCAAGCAGGACATCATCAACAAGGGCGGCACGGACTTCACCGTCCTGCCGGTCGCCCTGCACGGCGACGCGGCCTTCGCGGGCCAGGGCGTGGTGGCCGAGACGCTGAACATGTCGCAGCTGCGCGGCTACCGCACCGGCGGCACGGTCCACATCGTCATCAACAACCAGGTCGGCTTCACCGCGGCCCCCGAGTCCTCGCGTTCCTCCATGTACGCGACGGACGTGGCCCGCATGATCGAGGCCCCGATCTTCCACGTGAACGGCGACGACCCCGAGGCCGTCGTGCGGGTCGCGCGGCTGGCGTTCGAGTTCCGCCAGGCGTTCAACAAGGACGTGGTGATCGACCTCATCTGCTACCGCCGCCGCGGTCACAACGAGTCCGACAACCCGGCCTTCACCCAGCCGCTGATGTACGACCTGATCGACAAGAAGCGCTCGGTGCGCAAGCTCTACACCGAGTCCCTCATCGGTCGCGGCGACATCACCCTGGAAGAGGCCGAGCAGGCGCTCCAGGACTACCAGGGGCAGCTGGAGAAGGTCTTCACCGAGGTCCGCGAGGCCGTCTCGCAGCCGAGCGCGGGACCGGTCTCCGACCCGCAGGCCGAGTTCCCGGTCGCCGTGAACACGGCGATCTCCGCGGAGGTCGTCAAGCGGATCGCCGAGTCCCAGGTCAACATCCCCGACACCTTCCACGTGCACCCGCGTCTGCTGCCGCAGTTGCAGCGCCGGGCCGCGATGGTCGAGGACGGCACGATCGACTGGGGCATGGGCGAGACCCTCGCCGTCGGCTCCCTCCTCCTGGAGGGCACCCCGGTCAGGCTCTCCGGGCAGGACTCGCAGCGCGGCACCTTCGGCCAGCGCCACGCGGTCCTCATCGACCGCGAGACGGGCGAGGAGCACACCCCGCTCCAGTACCTCGCCGAGGAGCAGTCCCGCTACAACGTCTACAACTCGCTGCTCTCCGAGTACGCGGTCATGGGCTTCGAGTACGGCTACTCGCTGGCCCGTCCCGACGCGCTCGTGATGTGGGAGGCGCAGTTCGGCGACTTCGTCAACGGCGCGCAGACGGTGGTCGACGAGTACATCTCGGCCGCCGAGCAGAAGTGGGGCCAGACCAGCGGCGTCACCCTGCTGCTGCCGCACGGCTACGAGGGCCAGGGCCCGGACCACTCCTCGGCCCGCGTCGAGCGGTTCCTCCAGCTCTGCGCCCAGAACAACATGACGGTCGCCATGCCGACCCTGCCGTCGAACTACTTCCACCTCCTGCGGTGGCAGGTGCACAACCCGCACCACAAGCCGCTGGTGGTCTTCACCCCGAAGTCGATGCTGCGTCTGAAGGCCGCCGCGTCGAAGACGGAGGAGTTCACGTCGGGTCAGTTCCGCCCGGTCATCGGCGACTCGACGGTCGACCCGGCCGCCGTCCGCAAGGTCGTCTTCGTGGCGGGCAAGCTGTACTACGACCTGGAGGCCGACCGCCAGAAGCGCGGCGTCACGGACACGGCGATCATCCGCATCGAGCGGCTGTACCCGCTGCCCGGCGCCGAACTCCAGGCGGAGATCGCCAAGTACCCGAACGCCGAGAAGTACCTGTGGGCCCAGGAGGAGCCGGCCAACCAGGGTGCCTGGCCGTTCATCGCCCTGAACCTGATCGACCACCTGGACCTCGCCGTCGGCGCGGACGTCCCGCACGGCGAGCGGCTGCGCCGCATCTCCCGCCCGCACGGCTCGTCGCCCGCGGTCGGCTCGGCCAAGCGGCACCAGGCGGAGCAGGAGCAGCTGGTGCGCGAGGTGTTCGAGGCGTGA